From the Planktothricoides raciborskii GIHE-MW2 genome, the window TTTAACAATATGTTGAATTGTATAAACACCTGTCCACCTAAGTTGAGCAATTGGCGAAATATTTTTGATCTGAAATATTTTGCCAAATAAGAATAAATAAATTGTTGACAACAAAATTATAAAATTATTTGGAGAAAAGGAAAATTGTTGATAAAAACAAATACGTAAATTACAATTAGTATAATAAATAAAATAAATAGATCGAGATTAAAAAACGAGACTGATTCAACAACCAAGTTGGTTGCATTTGTTCAATAAAAAATACCGTCTGGGACTGTTCTACCATTTTTTGCGCTAACCAAATTAACCAGTGTTTAGCTTGGGCTTGGGGATAGGGATCGCGATCGCCTCTCCGGTGAAACATTCGCTCAATATAAGTATCAAACAAATGTTGTCGCCGTTGGTCTAAATTCATCTGGGGTAATTCATCTAAAGACATTCCCCGATAAGCCAAAGTAATAATATTTAGCATCAGGGGAGAACTGGCTAACTCTAACAATTGACTATCGGTTTTTACCGCAGTTATAACTGCTGCTAATTCAGCCCCTGCATTGGCTAGATAATGCTCAATTTGTTCGAGAGAAAGAGGCTGAACCGTAATCGCCCCTTGAAACTTTAAACGGTGTTGCAATTCTTGATAATCTTTAATCCGACTGCATACCACTATCTCAATTTCCCCATGTTCTTGGTGAAATAAATTCAAAGCTTGGACGCAGGCATCTCGGACACTTAACTTCATCGAAGCCATCTAATAACAGCAATAGTTCTCCTTTTTTTACCCAGGTTTTACCAAGTTCCTTAGCCACCTGATATTGATTATTTAATTCGGTGACTAACCAATCCGTAATGGGCTGACATCTGTTCAACCCCAAGAATATGTTTGCTCTGGGACTGAGGCACATTTTTTTCCAACCAAGCTAAGACGCGATCGCGCATTCCTCTAAGCTACTCCTGATATTCGCCGGTGGGGGCAACCACCGCCAAGGAAGAGTCCCCACCGACCAGAAATTACAGCAATAATTCAGATTTTCATCGGCAATTTTTGGGGACAAATCGCCTCTCCCCTATCCGCCAGTGGACTCGGTACTGGAGGGCGGTAAAACCAGATACAACATCCCATCTTCCTTGGCTGTTATACGGTCTATTTAACCCCGCTTATTTATTTAGATATTATTTAGATAACGCTTTCAACCGATAAGTATTTTCCTCAACCAATTCTGAAAACAAACTTTCATAGCGGTTCAATGCTTGCTCATAAGCATAATTTTCTATCGCATATTGCCGACCTTTGGCACTCAAAGCCGCCCGTTTTTCCGGGTGCTGATACAGATCTAAAATCGCCGCAGCTAAAGCATCTTCATCTTCTGGAGGAACCACCACACCACCGCCACTTTTTTGCACCGCTTTGGCCGCTGTCCCGGTCAGAGGCACTGAAGCGGCGATCGGGCAACCACTCGCCAGCAGCACCGGAATTTTTGACGGCATATTAAACCCAATCACATTATGTTTTTGAACAACTAATCCCACATCCGCCGCCGCCAACATATCTGGCAAAGTTTCTCTGGGTTCAAAGTTTAATAACTTCACATGATGCGCCGAAAACATTTCACAATACTCTCTCACCCGATTAATTGCCTTGGTTTCCCCCACAATCACAAACACAATATCAGGAATATGATTAAGTTTAGCGGCGGCCTTAATCGCCGTTGGTAATTGTTGAGTTAAAGCAATATTACCTGAATAAAGCACCACAAATTTGCCTGGGAGGTGATGTTTTTCTATAAATGAATTTGTCTCCTTCGGTATGGGGCGAATAAAATTCACATTCACCCAATTGGGAATCATCACAATTTTTTCTAAGGGAACATTTTTCTGCTGCAAATTTTCCACAAACCCATCAGCAATCACACTAATTTTATTTGCGTGTCGGCAAGCAAATTTTTCTAATTTGGCAAACGCTTGAAACAACCACTTATTTTTGAGCAATCCCACTTCCCAGGCAGCTTCATGTTGAATATCTTGGATATTCAAGACCACTGGCGTTTGGCGTAACCTAGCCAGAATACTCACGGCAATGCAAACTGGCAAGGGAGGAACTGTCGCCAACACCACATCGGGACGCCACCCACTCAAGGCGTAGGGTAAACTATTAAAAACAAAAGTGCCGTCGAGTAAAAGTCGATCTAATAAATTAGGTCGTGGTCTAATCCAAACTACGCAGCGTTGGATGGTGACACCATTTCGTTCTTCGGTTAAATACCATTTACCCTGATAGTCAGGGTAAATTTCCCGTTCTGGATAGTTCGGCATAGAGGTGACAACTCTCACTTGATGCCCTCTTTTCACGAGACCTTCGGCCAATTCTGTCATCAGTGGTGCAATCCCAATTGGTTCTGGATGATAGTTATAGGAATAAATCAGAATTTTCATAACTGGAAGTGGTGAGTAAGTTTTTTCTGAGTGTCTTTGACTTGCAACTCGACTGGCAAATCAGACATTTAGAGATATACGGCCAAAATTGTAGACAAAATCATCACAGAATTATCATAAAGTCATTCATTATGATTGATTGACACATTGTTGGTCTGATGTATATTCTCCACGTTTTTACGGATTTCCTGCCGATAGGGGCAGCAAAACCGCCACATTAGCCCCGCTAAAATCTTTTAGCTTCCTGATAACCAGCGCCTTAATGCTATTTTTTTATAAAACCGATATCTTGGGCTGAGGATATTTTAACGTATTAGGGTAAATTTTCCGAGGAATCGCTCAAAATCTTTAAATTTGTGGTCGTTCTTGGGCAAAAATGATGATTTGCTAATAAATTTTTTTTTCATTCCAGCGATCGCTCGTAAGTCGGCGATGAAATTTCCGGGCTGAAATAGCTGAAATCTAGATTAGCTGCGTCTGACAGTATTTAAGCCTGTTTTAAAGTTGACGATCGCCGTAAACATAGAAACCAAAAAGTAAAATACTCTCAAAATCCAGCCTCGCCATTTAAATAAACTGTCGATTTTGGTGGGAGTAAAATATTTTTTCTGAAGCAGTTCGTTTGCATAAGCAAAAACATAAGCAATTCTTTGGTAAGTATTGTTCATCAACTCATCGGTTTCTACCATTTCTTTTTCTTTGGCAGGAATTACGGGGAAGTTTGCCGTGTACAAATAAAACCCCAATATGGATTCATTTTGAGTTTTATATCGCAAAAATGTATTGGTCATTTTTTGGGCTTGGCTATATGAAATATTTTCATTAATCGAGAAACTCTGCACCCAAATTTGATATTTAAAAAATACGCTAATGCTATAAATACACGGCACTAAGGTTAATAACAGAAGATAACTGACTCGATTACTAAAAGACCGGGGTAATAAAATTGTTGCTACTCCAAACCCTAGACCCAAAATGGCAAAGACTAAGACATTTAAAATTTCTATAATTTCTATACTCAGGAGTAAATCTCCCAGAAGAGGAATTTTATAGACAATTTCATCCCCAATCAGTTCAGCGACAAATTTTATGTAGAGTGAGATCGCCACAATGACTACCGTAGTGGCAATATACAAACCAGTTTGAAACAAAAGTCGTAATAAGAGCATAATGCCATGAACCAATAACAGCAAAGTTTTAGAGCTATGTCACTTTTACCAGGATACCCGCTTAAATTTTATCTTTTTAAATTTTATCTTTGTCTTTATCTTTATCTTCTGCCAATGTTTATCTTGATATTTTGTAACCCATTATTAGATATTTATTGCAAGTATGTAATCATATATTTTACGAAATAGAAGGAAAGAGGTGGAGGAATCGGCAAATTCTAGATCAGTTTTAAGACTCGAAATCTTTGCCGCACAAAGATTTCAGCCCAATTTACCAAAAAAATGTAAAAAAATGTTGCTAGTTTGGAAAACTTACGTTAAGTTATGTGTAAGTGGGTTGACAAAAAAGGAATTATCTGGACTATGGACACCAAAGAAACTAAATTCGGATTTACGGCGTTCGCGGAAACCTGGAATGGTCGCTTGGCCATGCTTGGCTTTGTGATTGGTTTGGCTACAGAACTGATCACAGGTCAAGGCATCCTGTCTCAGCTTGGCTTAATGTAAGTGCCAATCACTGCCAATCACTGCCAATCACTGCCAATCAGTGCCAATCAGTGCCAAGCCTCATCACATTTCCCCAAGAGAACTGACAGAAACACTGACTATCTCAGATCAAACAGGAGAACTTGAACAATGGAAACCAAAGAAACTAAATTCGGATTTACGGCGTTTGCGGAAACTTGGAATGGCCGTTTAGCCATGCTGGGCTTTGTGATCGGTTTGGCTACGGAGTATATGACCGGCCACGGTATTCTTTCTCAACTCGGTCTGATGTAATAATTTTTAACTCAGACGGCAACGGCAATTTTAAGTTAAAACTATTTCTAGCGGGATGGGGGGATTTTTCTCCCACTATCCCGCTTTGATTTTCTCTGGAGAGTCCCATGATTTTTGTGCTGCTACGTCGAAATATTCAAACCGATCTGGACTTCGATCTCTCCAGCAAAGTCCGGGTCGCTATCTGAGTCACGATTGTCACGTGAGTTTAATTGCATTTTTTGCATTTTGTCATGCCTTATATGCAATTAATGCCATAACTTTGTATCAATCGCTGCAAAATATTCCGTTTAGGTATGAGTTAACTTAAGGGAAAGCTGACTGAAAATATTTGAGAAAATCTGAGAAATTTTCCCAAGTGCCAGATTGTTTTATGGCTGTAATCATAAGGTTATTGCCGATTTAAATCTAACTGGCGTGTCCTTTGTGATTTGTTTATGATTTGTTGAGGATAATGCTCTAAGACTGAAGCCTAATTCTCAAAGATTATCCAAGATAATCCAAGATGATCAAATATGATTTTTAATCACTTAATATAAATACTTATTATCGAGTCATAAACCGAATAAATTTTAGTATAAATTAGTCAATATTTCGAGCAAATATAATTGATATCCATGTCATACACATCCCAATCATACACATCCCAGAACATTCTATGCGTGTCGAGCAGTTGCAAGCTTTTCTCTCTGTGGCAGAAACGGGCAGTTTTCAAGCAGCAGCCCGACGCTGTGGGTTTACCCAATCTACGATTAGTCGCCAAATTCAAGCGTTAGAAGCGGAAGTTGGATTGGCTTTATTTCATCGGACTGCTCAAGCGAAGCTGACTGTGGCCGGAGAATGTTTTTTACCCAGGGCGCAGAGAATTTGTCAAGAATGGCAAAAAGCTTTGGAGGAATTAACAGAACTTTTGGAAGGAAAACAGCCAGAATTATGTGTGGCGGCAATTCATTCTGTTTGTAATTATTATTTACCGCCGATTTTGCAGAAATTTTGTCAGAAATATCCAGAAGTCCAATTGCGGGTGACTACTTTAGGCAGCGATCGCGCTTTGAAAGTGCTCAAAGATGGCCTGGTTGACTTAGCGATTGTGATGAATAATCGATTTTTAACCACAAGTCCAGAAATGGTTGTGGAAATTTTATACAATGAATCGATTAAACTGTTAATGGCCGCCAATCATCCTTTAGGACAATATGAAACCGTCCCTTTGGCAGAACTAGCGAAATATCCCCAGGTAGTTTTTAAGGATGGCTATGGGATGCAACGCTTGGTGCAAGATAAGTTTATGCAGCAAGGACACAATCTGAAGGCCGCTTTAGAGTTGAATAGTCCAGAAGCTTTTCGTGGTGTAGTTCGCCTGGGGGAAATGATTGCTTTGTTGCCAGAAACGGCTTTGTGGGATGCCTACCACGATCCAACTTTAGCGGTGCGATCGCTCCCATCGGAGATCGACGCTGAAGGCAAAGATGCCTGGATCCGCCAGGTGGTGATGGTGACGACCCGCGATCGCCTGCAAATTCCCCCTATCCAAACCTTTTGGCAGCTAGTCCGGGAATTCGTTCCTGTGCAAATGCGGTAATATTGATTGTTGATTGTTAATTTAGTTACAAAATCAAATCATTAATCACTAATCACTAATCAAATGATTAATTGTTATGAGTAACCACATGAGTAATTGTTATGAGTAATCGTTTCCGAGAATTTATTCAAAAAATTGGCAGTGGCCCCCACACTGGAGAGAATTTAAATCGCCAAGAAGCCGCAGAAGCCATGAGCATGATGCTAAACCAAGAAGCGACTCCCGCTCAAATCGGGGCATTTTTGATCGCCCATCGGATCAAACGACCCACGGGAGAAGAACTGGCTGGGATGTTGGATGCTTACGAAGAAATTGGCCCAACCTTAAGGCTTTCCGGGGTAAAACCTATGGTGTTTGGCTGTCCTTATGATGGCCGATCGCGCATGACACCCCTGGTGGTGATTACTGCCCTAATCCTAGCGACTGTCGGTCAACCGGCGATCATGCACGGTGGGGACAAAATGCCCACCAAATACGGCGTCCCTTTAATCGATATTTGGCAAGGCTTAGGGATTAATTGGTGTACTTTTTCCCTACAGCAAGTTCAGCAACTCATCGAAACCACAGGTTTGGGATTTGTCTATCTGCCGAATCATTTTCCCCAAGCAGCGGGTCTGGTTCCCTACCGCGAGCAACTCGGCAAACGACCACCGATCGCCACTTTGGAGTTAATTTGGTCGCCTGTAGTCAGTGACTATCACCTGATTGCGGGTTTTGTTCATCCCCCAACGGAAACCTTGTTTCAGGAGGCGTTAGCCTTACGGGGAGTCAAGAATTTTACCACCATCAAAGGTTTAGAAGGCAGTTGTGATTTGCCCCGCGATCGCACAGCCATTATTGGCAGGATCCAAAATGGTGAATTCCAACGCCTACATCGAAATCCATACGACTATGACTTTGGCGGCAAAAACCCCCCCATCCCAGAGACAACCCCGCAACTGATCCATCAAATGCAGCGGATCTTAGAAGGGAAACCATCGGAATTAATGCATTCGGCGATTTGGAATGGTGGATTTTACCTGTGGCATTGTGGTTTTTGTCCAGATATCGCCACCGGCTTTGACACAGCGGAAAATTTATTGAGCACAGGTAAAGTGAACGCCAAACTGCAAGAAGTGATGAGAATTAATAGTTAATAGTTAATAGTTATTGGTTAGTGGTTATTGGTTATTACGCTCAAACAACCACCAACCAAAAACAAATAACCAATAACCACTAACCAATAACCACTAACTATTAACCCTTAACGACTCACCAAAATTGGTCGGTCAATGTTGAGGGAAGCCAACAAGCGATCGACCAGAAAATGCTCTTGGAATAATTGGCGAATATAGTCAACTTTCATGGGTTCATGCAGGCGGACTTTACCCAAACTTTCGGTAATAATTTCAACCGTTTTCAAAGTATCGAGGTCTACAGATAAAACCGGCACTTCGGCTTCTTCAGCGCGATTTAAAATAATCGGGGAAGGTCGAATATTTCCGGTGACAATCAGACAATTGGTAGACGTTTCTAAAGCGGCTAACTGAATATCCGTCCGTCCCCCTCCTGTAACCACTGCCATGTTGACTCCGTTTGATAGATACTTCAGCGCCGAGTTGACATTCATGGCTCCAATTTTCAAGGTTTCTACCATTAAGTTTAATCGGTCAGGTCGGCAAAGCACTTGAGCGTTTAATCGTTCGGCTAATTCCCCGACACTGACACCCCCCAAAAAAGCAATTTTTGGCAACATGGCAAACACGATTATATTTTGTTGTTCCAAAAATGGCTTAATTAATGTTTCTGTTTCTGCCAAATTTTCCGGCGGAATGTCATTCAGGACAACACCGATCAGGCGATCGCCCAATCGTTGTTTAGCCGACAACAAAATATCCACTGATTCTGGGGATTCAAACCGCGTCACCAACACCACAGAAGCATCAACTAATTCGGCGATATCTGGCAAAGATAACTGATAAAGATAGCCCTCATCGAAACTCGCCGGCCCTTCCATAATAATAATATCTCCGCGAATATCTGCCAAAGAATTTTGCAGATATTTTTTATAGTCGAGTGAGCCTTGATTTGTTCCTAAGCGTTCTTTAAAGAGTTGTTTCCCTAAAAATAGTACGGTTTTTCCCAGGTTTTGATCGCTCAAATTTAAGGTTTTGGCCAAAAACTTTACATCTTCATCGACAGGATTTGGTTCCCATTCATCCTCACATCGTCCCACAGGTTTTGCATAAGCAATTTCCAGGCCGCTTTGCTGGAGTTGTGGACTAATTCCCAGGATAGTGGTTGATTTTCCACTATAGGCTTCTGTTGACCCAATTAACAGATATTGCATTGGTTTTTTTTTGGTTGCATTAAGATTTTGCACGCTTAACTCCTTTTTATTTAGTAACCCATAAATAATTTATAGCTTATTTTTCGCTGGAAATGTTCAGAATTTTCAACTAATCAGCAAATAATCATCTCGATTTTGGCAAAAAAACCCTCACTTGATCTTTTGTTTACAAAGCTGTTTACAAAGCTTGGCCGGATATCCCTGATGCTTAAATATCTTAAATATTGATTCCTTGAGTTATTTAGTTAGTCATTTCTTTGGAGTAATTTTTTGTAGAAGCCTTTGCTAAAATCAACTACATGATGCCGCCGGTGATTTTCAATAATTTCAATTAAAAAGTTAATAAAATCAACATTCGTCATGGTCAGTTGATAATTTAAATCCGCATTACCATCAAACTGAACTCGACAGCGAGTTGGGTCAGCGGGAAGTGAAGACACTTGCCAACTAGCCACAAACTTAATATTTTCTCCCCATTCAATTTTTCTTTCCCCTTCTAAATGTCCTTGACGATAAAGGCTAATCGCTCTAGGTAATAATACCCGTTTTTTCTCTTGATTATAGTAGGGTAAATAGATGCCGA encodes:
- a CDS encoding chlorophyll a/b-binding protein: MDTKETKFGFTAFAETWNGRLAMLGFVIGLATELITGQGILSQLGLM
- a CDS encoding phosphotransacetylase family protein, which codes for MQYLLIGSTEAYSGKSTTILGISPQLQQSGLEIAYAKPVGRCEDEWEPNPVDEDVKFLAKTLNLSDQNLGKTVLFLGKQLFKERLGTNQGSLDYKKYLQNSLADIRGDIIIMEGPASFDEGYLYQLSLPDIAELVDASVVLVTRFESPESVDILLSAKQRLGDRLIGVVLNDIPPENLAETETLIKPFLEQQNIIVFAMLPKIAFLGGVSVGELAERLNAQVLCRPDRLNLMVETLKIGAMNVNSALKYLSNGVNMAVVTGGGRTDIQLAALETSTNCLIVTGNIRPSPIILNRAEEAEVPVLSVDLDTLKTVEIITESLGKVRLHEPMKVDYIRQLFQEHFLVDRLLASLNIDRPILVSR
- a CDS encoding anthranilate phosphoribosyltransferase family protein, giving the protein MSNRFREFIQKIGSGPHTGENLNRQEAAEAMSMMLNQEATPAQIGAFLIAHRIKRPTGEELAGMLDAYEEIGPTLRLSGVKPMVFGCPYDGRSRMTPLVVITALILATVGQPAIMHGGDKMPTKYGVPLIDIWQGLGINWCTFSLQQVQQLIETTGLGFVYLPNHFPQAAGLVPYREQLGKRPPIATLELIWSPVVSDYHLIAGFVHPPTETLFQEALALRGVKNFTTIKGLEGSCDLPRDRTAIIGRIQNGEFQRLHRNPYDYDFGGKNPPIPETTPQLIHQMQRILEGKPSELMHSAIWNGGFYLWHCGFCPDIATGFDTAENLLSTGKVNAKLQEVMRINS
- a CDS encoding LysR family transcriptional regulator gives rise to the protein MRVEQLQAFLSVAETGSFQAAARRCGFTQSTISRQIQALEAEVGLALFHRTAQAKLTVAGECFLPRAQRICQEWQKALEELTELLEGKQPELCVAAIHSVCNYYLPPILQKFCQKYPEVQLRVTTLGSDRALKVLKDGLVDLAIVMNNRFLTTSPEMVVEILYNESIKLLMAANHPLGQYETVPLAELAKYPQVVFKDGYGMQRLVQDKFMQQGHNLKAALELNSPEAFRGVVRLGEMIALLPETALWDAYHDPTLAVRSLPSEIDAEGKDAWIRQVVMVTTRDRLQIPPIQTFWQLVREFVPVQMR
- a CDS encoding glycosyltransferase family 4 protein, which gives rise to MKILIYSYNYHPEPIGIAPLMTELAEGLVKRGHQVRVVTSMPNYPEREIYPDYQGKWYLTEERNGVTIQRCVVWIRPRPNLLDRLLLDGTFVFNSLPYALSGWRPDVVLATVPPLPVCIAVSILARLRQTPVVLNIQDIQHEAAWEVGLLKNKWLFQAFAKLEKFACRHANKISVIADGFVENLQQKNVPLEKIVMIPNWVNVNFIRPIPKETNSFIEKHHLPGKFVVLYSGNIALTQQLPTAIKAAAKLNHIPDIVFVIVGETKAINRVREYCEMFSAHHVKLLNFEPRETLPDMLAAADVGLVVQKHNVIGFNMPSKIPVLLASGCPIAASVPLTGTAAKAVQKSGGGVVVPPEDEDALAAAILDLYQHPEKRAALSAKGRQYAIENYAYEQALNRYESLFSELVEENTYRLKALSK
- the ebsA gene encoding type IV pilus biogenesis protein EbsA, with the protein product MTTNLDLLQPADKKIVGIYLPYYNQEKKRVLLPRAISLYRQGHLEGERKIEWGENIKFVASWQVSSLPADPTRCRVQFDGNADLNYQLTMTNVDFINFLIEIIENHRRHHVVDFSKGFYKKLLQRND
- a CDS encoding chlorophyll a/b-binding protein, translating into METKETKFGFTAFAETWNGRLAMLGFVIGLATEYMTGHGILSQLGLM